The proteins below are encoded in one region of Hordeum vulgare subsp. vulgare chromosome 3H, MorexV3_pseudomolecules_assembly, whole genome shotgun sequence:
- the LOC123439750 gene encoding uncharacterized protein LOC123439750, whose amino-acid sequence MTSKPFRKIISQRSVLVRLRLSFSLEQGERLPLDRGRTATRRIKAAMLEEEEHTDLLFRRVPSPISIHVYFLNILSQFVNQVLLILERIKTKPLWLSGCRSSSTMFVACSCSPAVEMALSDGVNSRLLRLGRRALPCVRAPRCRVCLLLNDRGVLLQMSMG is encoded by the exons ATGACCAGCAAGCCATTTAGAAAAATCATTTCCCAGCGTTCAGTTCTGGTTAGGCTTcgcctctctttctctcttgaaCAAGGCGAACGCCTCCCTCTAGATCGAGGAAGAACGGCCACTAGAAGAATCAAGGCCGCCatgctggaggaggaggagcacaccgACCTGCTTTTCCGGCGAGTGCCCTCACCGATTTCGATTCATGTTTATTTCTTGAATATTCTCTCGCAATTTGTTAACCAAGTACTGCTAATCCTCGAGAGGATCAAGACGAAGCCTCTGTGGTTGTCCGGGTGCAGGTCGTCATCGACCATGTTCGTCGCGTGTAGCTGCTCGCCCGCCGTGGAGATGGCGCTCTCTGACGGGGTCAACAGCCGCCTACTTCGACTAGGCCGACGAGCTCTCCCATGTGTCC GCGCCCCAAGATGTCGAGTTTGTTTGTTGCTAAATG ATCGAGGTGTTTTGCTACAAATGTCAATGGGTTGA